The DNA segment GACGCGCCGATCCCGCTCGTCGTCCCGCGCCGACCGCCGTGGCCGGTGACTCCCGGCACACCAGCGTCCTGACCTCGCCGAGCGCCTGGTCCGCGCCCACGGCCACCGGCCGCTCCAGCCTCTTTCGCGCTCTACGGCCTTCGCGACCTCGTCCGGCACCGGCGCCCGTTCACAAGGACTTCACCGTCCGTAAAGGACAGACCCGACCAGGCCGTGAACCGCTCGCTCGGCACGACCTCGTGGCCGGTACGCCGCCATCCGGAGCAAGCCGCCCCCGACACCCGTGGCCACTCCATGCCCGCAACCCGCATCACTTACTGTAGGCAGCGCACCGACAGGTCTTGACCAAACAGCAAGGTAATGGTCAACACTGGAAGCCGTGTCGACGAGACGGATTTCGCGAGGAGTGGACGTGATGGCGAGAGGCGCCCAACGGATCACCGAGCCGGGCGGAACCGCGACCCCGGCACCGCCGGAACCTCGCCGGAGTCCCGAATACCCACCATGACAGTCCGTCGGGTGTTCGCATGACGCAGTGTCACTGGTGCCACCGCGCAGCCGGAACAACACTAATCGCAGACGCTCTGCGCGACCTCGGGGAGTAACAATGAGGGCCTGGACCCTGCTCCATTCCGGTGACGACTGGCCGCCCCCTGCGGAAAAGCCAGGCGTAACCACTGATCGCACCGCGACGGAACGGACAAGGGAGGTTTCGTCGTGCGCTACGCGGTCGGCATAGACCTGGGCACCACGTTCACCTCCGCCGCGATCGGCGACCACACCGGCTCCCGGATGGCCCCCCTTTCCCAAGGGTTCGTCATCCCTTCACTGGCCTACCACGCGCCGGACGGCAGTCTGCTGACCGGAGTGGCGGCCGAGCAGGCCGCGTCGGATCCCACGCGGCTGGCGCGCGGTTTCAAGCGACGGCTCGGCGATCCGACGCCGCTGCTGCTCGGCGGCGCGGCCTATTCACCGACGGCACTGATGGCGGCGCAGCTTCGCGGCGTCCTCGACCAGATCACCGCGTCGATGGGCGCCGCGCCGACGTCGGTCGCGCTGACCTGCCCCGCGATCTGGGGGCCCTACCGGCGTGAGCAGTTCGCCGACGTGCCACGGCTTGCCGGTCTCGACGACATCCAGGTGATCACCGAGCCGGAGGCAGCGGCCGCGCACTACACCCGGGAGCGCACCCTTGGCGAGGGCGAGGTCGTCGCCGTGTACGACCTCGGCGGCGGCACGCTCGACACCACGATCCTGCGGATGCGCGCCGAGGGGATGGAAATCCTCGGGACCCCCGAAGGCATCGAACATCTCGGCGGCATGGACTTCGACGACGCGCTGCTCTCCCACCTCGACTCCCGGCTGGACGGCGCGATCGGCGGGCTCGACCCGGCCGGCCCGGCCGATCGCGCCGCGCTGGCCGCCATCCGCGCGCTGTGTGTGCGCACCAAGGTCGAGTTGTCGACCGAGCCGGACGTGACGATGACCGTGCCGCTGCCGTCGGGACCGCGCGAACTGACGGTCACCAGGCTGGAATTCAACGCGGTGATCCGGCCTTCCGTCGAGCTCACGGTGGGCGCGTTGCGGCGTACCGTCTCCTCGGCGGGCCTGCGGGCCGAGGACCTGTCCTCGGTATTGCTTGCCGGCGGATCGTCGCGGATCCCGCTGGTGACCCAGATGGTGTTCGAGGAGTTCGGCAAGCCGGTGCGGGTGACCCAGCACCCGAAGTTCACCGTCGCGCTCGGTGCCGCCGCGATCGCCACCCGCGCGCTGTCCGGCACCCCCGTCGCGAAGCCCTCGCCGGAACCCGGCGGCGCGCCGGTTCCCGAACCGGCCCTTGAACCCCCGACGAAGGCGCGGCGCGGAGGGCGGTGGAAGGCGCTGGTGGCCGCGGCCGCGGTCGCCGCGGTCGCGGTACTGGTCACCGCGCTGATCGTGAACGGCCCCGACACGCAGTCAGCGGGCGCCCCCACGGGTGGCACGCTCAGCGAGTCGGCCGGTCAAGGGGACGGATGGCCCGACCCCGACACCCCACTGGTGATGTTCGACGACACGATCGCCGAGAAGTACCACGTGTTCATCGGCTCGAACCAGAACTGGGGAGGCAGCGAGATCGTCGGCGACTCCGTCAGCCACCAGTCGATCGAGGCGAACATCGAGGACGGCCTTCGGGTGACGTGGAAGGGAGACGGGCCGGGACAGGTCTACCTCCAGTCGGTCAACGAGTACCCCGACCTTTCCGGTTACTCGAAGCGAGACGGCGCGCTGGTTTTCGACGTGCTCGCGCACCAGGCGGCAAACGGGCCGACGTCCGTCGGAGCGCACTGCCGCTACCCCTGTGGCGGCACGGTGGACACCACGAAGCTGTTCCAGGAACTTCCGGTCGGCGAACAGCGCACGGTCACGATTCCGCTGCGGTGCTTCGTCGACGAAGGTCTCGACCCGGCACGGGTCGACACCCCGTTCGTCGTGTACTCGGAGGGCGAGTTCGAGGCGACCTTCCGCAACGTCCGCTGGGAAGCCGACGCGGCCGCCGATTCCGAAGCCACCTCGTGCTCGGCGACGTCCTGACCTCACATTGACACCACTGTGGATGGTGCGGGAGTGTTGATCTCCGGCATCGGCCGCTCGTGACCTCGCCGCTTCGCCGGGTGGGGATATCCCTACCCGGCGAAGCGGGTCAGCTCCCCCGGGTGGAGGGACAGACCCAGCGACTTCACCCCGCTCCGGCGGAAAGCTTTGTCCCACAGGGCAACGCGAAACGGGTGAGGTCAAAAATGGTCAGCATCGACGACATCGTGCGAGCTCACGGCGCCGCTCTACAGGCATACGCCACGCGCCTCACCGGCGGAGACCGGTACGCGGCCGAGGACGTCGTCCAGGAAACCTGGGTTCGGGCGTGGCGCAAACTCGACCGGCTCACCGAGGACCGCGGCTCGGTCCGCGGCTGGCTGATGCGGGTCGCCCACAACATCGCCATCGACCAGCATCGCGTCCGCCGCGCCCGGCCGTCCGAGGTCGAATTTCCCGACCAGGGCATCGAGTCGACAGCCGTCCAGCAGGCGGGCGACGAGGTGGAAACGCGCATGGTCGTCGGGGACATCCTCGACGGTCTTTCGCCGGTGCACAGGGACACGCTGGTCGAGGTGTACTACGCCGACCGGACCACGACCTCGGCCGCCAAGGTGCTGGGAATCCCCGCCGGAACCGTGAAAAGCAGGCTGCACAACGCGTTGCGGACGCTGCGTTCCACGGCCGGGCTGCAACTGGAAGCCGCCTGAACCAGCTCGTTCCTGCCCCACCGCGCCTACTCGGGCCTCGGTGGGGCAGGAACGTCTTCAGGGTGCAGCACGCACAGGTCGTCCATCGTCGGATCCGTCAGTGACCGGGTGCGGCGCGCGTGGTGGGCGACCGTCTCGTCGAGCACCTGCCTCGCGTAGCGGCCGTTGCCGAACGAGTCGCCCCTGTGCATGTTGGCGAAGTGGGTGCGCAGGGCCGCCACCGTCGGGCCGGTGCATTCGTAGCCGGTTTCCGTCGCGTGCTGATTGACGATCGTGACCAGTTCGTCCGCCGTGTAGTCGGCGAAGCGGACCCGGTGGCTGAACCGGGAGGACAGCCCGGGGTTGGCGTCGAGGAAGCCGGCCATCTCCCTTTCGTACCCCGCCGCGATCACCACCACCTCGTCGCGGTGGTCCTCCATCAGCTTCACGAGCGTGTCGATGGCCTCGCGGCCGAAGTCGGTGCCCGACCCGCGACTCGCCGACAGCGTGTACGCCTCGTCGATGAACAGGACCCCGCCACGGGCGCGGTCGAACGCCTCGGTGGTGCGGCGGGCCGTGTGCCCCACGTACTCACCGACCAGATCCGCCCTCGCCACCTCGGTCACCTGGCCCTGCGCGATCACGCCGAGCGCGGCGAGCAGCGATCCGTACAGCCGCGCCACGGTCGTCTTGCCGGTCCCCGGCGGGCCCGCGAAGATCAGGTGCCTGCTCACCGACGGCGCCGGAAGTCCCGCCGCCTGCCGTCGCCTCGCCGACGCGAGCAGGTCGACCATGTCGGACACCTCGGACTTCACCTCGTCCAACCCGACCAAGGCCCGCAGTTTGCCGAGCAACTGCTCGATCCGTTCCTCGTCAGCCCTTCCCGCGCCCGCGCCGACGGACGAACCGGGCAGCGGTCCGAGATCGACGGGCAGCAGCCGCGTCAGCGCGACGTGCCCCGCGTCCGGATCGTCGGCCAGCCGGTAGGCCTGCCTGCCCAGCATCTCCTCGAACACCTTGCGCGCGGTGCGGCCGTTGCCGAACGCGGAATCACGGGGCAGTTCGGTGAAATAGGTGTGCAGCGCGGCCCTCGTCTCGAATTCCAGCCGGTAGTCGTGGCTGCCGCACAGCCCGTCGACGATGGTGACGAGCTCGGCCGAGGAGTAGTCGGCGAACTCGATGGTGCGCGAGAACCGGGACGAGAGCCCTGGGTTCGCCGCGAGGAACGAGCGCATGTCGTTGGTGTAGCCCGCGACGATCACCACGACCTCGTCGCGGTGGTCCTCCATCAGCTTCACGAGCGTGTCGATGGCCTCGCGGCCGAAGTCGGGGCCACCGGAGGAACCGTTGCCGGCTGACAGCGTGTACGCCTCGTCGATGAACAGCACTCCGCCGATGGCCTTCGTGAACATCTCGGTGGTCTTGATCGCCGTGCCGCCGACCACCGACGCGACCAGATCCGGCCGGGCCACCTCGACGAGCTGCCCCGACCGCAGCACGCCCAGCGCGGCGAGAATCCGGCCGTACAGCCGCGCCACGGTGGTCTTGCCGGTGCCCGGAGCGCCGGTGAACACCAGGTGCCGCGACAGCGGCGGCGAAGGAAGTCCGGCCGCGGCACGGCGTTCGGACATCTGGTGCAACCGCACGAGCGTTTCCACCTCGCGTTTGACGCCGTCGAGGCCGACGAGCGCGGCGAGCTCTTCCAGCAGGCCGTCCAGCTCGTCACCGTCGGCGGGCGAGGCCGGTAGCGCCCGCTGTTCGGGCTCCCCCGGTTCCTGAAGTCCCGCGCCTGGCAACCTGGTGTCGGTCCCGAGGTTGCGGTCCGTACTACAGCCGGTGACGTCGACGGCCTGGTCGGTGAGTACCGAGATGCCGTCGCCGAGGTTGTCACGCACGACGGCGCCGGTGACGGAGCCGTCAGCGTGGTCCTGCCAGCTGATCCCGGTCTGGCACTCGCGGACCTCGCCACGCTCGACGACGAGCCGCGCCTGGTGCCGCGCGGTCAGTCCAGCCGACGCGGCGCCGGTGACCACGCTGTCCCGCACGGTCACCCTGGCCTGCTGCTCGGCCACGACGCCGCCCCCTGAGCCACCGGTGATCCGGCAGCCGGCCAGCTTGGCCGTGGCGTCGCCGCCGACGACGACGGCGTCGTGACCCGCGCCGGTGACGACGCACTCCGTCAGGTCAGCCGTCGAGGCGTCCAGTACCTGCACCGCGTGCCCTCGCGCGCCCTCGACCGTGACCCGGTCCAGCTCGGCGAACGCGTCTTGCACCACCACGATCGCCTGTGCCGTGGTGTCGCTGATGCGGCAGTCCCTCAGCACCGGCCGCGATCCTCCGGCCGACAGCAGCGCCACACCGTCCACATTGGATACCCGAGTGTCGGTGACGGTCAGCGCGCTGTTCTCCTCGACCACGATCGCGGTGCCTGAGATGTCCTCGATGCGGCAGCCACGCAGTTCGCCGAGTCCCTTGTCGGCGGCGAGCACCGCGCCCTTGGCTTCGGTCACGACACAGTTGACCATCGTCGGCGCGCCACCGGAGCGGGCGACGACGGCGGTCGTGGCGACCGAGGTGAACGTGCATCCGGTGAGTTCGGCCTTCGCCCCGTCGAACACCAGGACTCCGGCCCCGCCGGGATTGCGCACCGTGGTACCGCCGAGCCGCAGCCGGGAACCCTTGCGCGCGACGACCGCGACCTCGGACTCGGCACTGACCACGCACTCGTCGAGATTCAGCAGTCCCGAGCGCACATCGACGGCGACCTCGCCGCCGGAGTGCGCGAACTCGATCCCCGACACCTCGGCGTGCTCCGCGGTCGCCCGCAACACCGCCTCACCCGACGACTCGACCCGCACGTCACCTGGCTGCCCCGACCCGGACAGCGTCACGTCGCGGTCGAGCGTGATCGACTCCGGATACACCCCGGGCCGCACGGAAATCACGTCTCCGTCACGTGCCGAGCTGATCGCGTCCCCGATGGTGCGGAAGCAATCCGCCTCCACCGGTGACACTCCGAGCACGGAGCGAACGCCGGTCATCCTGCTCGCCACGATGGGCCCTCCTGATCGATCGGGTTCAGCGCCGCGCGCACGCGGTGCCTGGTGAGCGGGGTCAGCCGGTCGCCCGGCCGGTTCGCCAGCGCGTGCCCGGTGAGCCCGGGGTCAGGAGCCAGCCGGTAACGATCGAGGTAGTAACGAGAGGCTTCCGACCACACCCAGGTTCCGTCGGAACGCAGATCGGCCGGAACCACGCCGGGCGAACCGGTGACCACGTCGGTCATCGGCGAGGCGGCGAACACCACCTCGCCCCCGGAAAGGAAGTCAAGCAGCCGCCACCGGATCGCCGGATCGACGACCAGCTCGTGGTCCGGGGCGAACCACGGTCCCGCCGCGCTCGCACCGTCGAAAGCGCGGGCGAGATGCACGGAGTTGCCGGGAAGGACCGACCACAACAGGGTCGAGGCCAGCAGTGCCCGCTCGTGGTAGGAGGGCAGCGGCTGCCCCGGCCCCAGCACCTCGACCCTCGGGGTGTCCACACCGGACTCCAGCAACGCCCGCTGCGCCGCGCCAGCGATGGCGGCGTGGCCGGTGTCGGCCTGGACGAGGTAGACGCGGTCGGTGCCGTCGCGCATGGTCGCCCAGCACGCGGTCGCGGTGTTCCTGATCCGGTTCACGAGCGCGCGGTCGGCGGCCTCGTGTCCCCGTGGTTGCGGGGTGAACCGGTGCTCACGGGGACTGGTCGGCGCCTTCCCGAGTGCGGCGAGCAGCTCGCCGACCCTGCCGGTGTCACCGGCCGCGAGCGCGTCCCTGGCCACGATGAGCCATCCGTCCGGCGCCGCGCCCGCCACCCCGAGCAACGTCTGATGCTGGTCCATGAATCGCCCCTCCTCTCGAATCCCGTCAGGCCGCCGGAAGCGGGCCGAACCACCGGCCACCGGAGACCGGTTCGGCGGGGACGCCCCTTTGCTCGGCCGCCGCGCGCAACCGGGTCAGCGCCGCTTCGCTCGCGGAACCGTCCTCG comes from the Prauserella marina genome and includes:
- a CDS encoding Hsp70 family protein, translated to MRYAVGIDLGTTFTSAAIGDHTGSRMAPLSQGFVIPSLAYHAPDGSLLTGVAAEQAASDPTRLARGFKRRLGDPTPLLLGGAAYSPTALMAAQLRGVLDQITASMGAAPTSVALTCPAIWGPYRREQFADVPRLAGLDDIQVITEPEAAAAHYTRERTLGEGEVVAVYDLGGGTLDTTILRMRAEGMEILGTPEGIEHLGGMDFDDALLSHLDSRLDGAIGGLDPAGPADRAALAAIRALCVRTKVELSTEPDVTMTVPLPSGPRELTVTRLEFNAVIRPSVELTVGALRRTVSSAGLRAEDLSSVLLAGGSSRIPLVTQMVFEEFGKPVRVTQHPKFTVALGAAAIATRALSGTPVAKPSPEPGGAPVPEPALEPPTKARRGGRWKALVAAAAVAAVAVLVTALIVNGPDTQSAGAPTGGTLSESAGQGDGWPDPDTPLVMFDDTIAEKYHVFIGSNQNWGGSEIVGDSVSHQSIEANIEDGLRVTWKGDGPGQVYLQSVNEYPDLSGYSKRDGALVFDVLAHQAANGPTSVGAHCRYPCGGTVDTTKLFQELPVGEQRTVTIPLRCFVDEGLDPARVDTPFVVYSEGEFEATFRNVRWEADAAADSEATSCSATS
- a CDS encoding AAA family ATPase, which codes for MASRMTGVRSVLGVSPVEADCFRTIGDAISSARDGDVISVRPGVYPESITLDRDVTLSGSGQPGDVRVESSGEAVLRATAEHAEVSGIEFAHSGGEVAVDVRSGLLNLDECVVSAESEVAVVARKGSRLRLGGTTVRNPGGAGVLVFDGAKAELTGCTFTSVATTAVVARSGGAPTMVNCVVTEAKGAVLAADKGLGELRGCRIEDISGTAIVVEENSALTVTDTRVSNVDGVALLSAGGSRPVLRDCRISDTTAQAIVVVQDAFAELDRVTVEGARGHAVQVLDASTADLTECVVTGAGHDAVVVGGDATAKLAGCRITGGSGGGVVAEQQARVTVRDSVVTGAASAGLTARHQARLVVERGEVRECQTGISWQDHADGSVTGAVVRDNLGDGISVLTDQAVDVTGCSTDRNLGTDTRLPGAGLQEPGEPEQRALPASPADGDELDGLLEELAALVGLDGVKREVETLVRLHQMSERRAAAGLPSPPLSRHLVFTGAPGTGKTTVARLYGRILAALGVLRSGQLVEVARPDLVASVVGGTAIKTTEMFTKAIGGVLFIDEAYTLSAGNGSSGGPDFGREAIDTLVKLMEDHRDEVVVIVAGYTNDMRSFLAANPGLSSRFSRTIEFADYSSAELVTIVDGLCGSHDYRLEFETRAALHTYFTELPRDSAFGNGRTARKVFEEMLGRQAYRLADDPDAGHVALTRLLPVDLGPLPGSSVGAGAGRADEERIEQLLGKLRALVGLDEVKSEVSDMVDLLASARRRQAAGLPAPSVSRHLIFAGPPGTGKTTVARLYGSLLAALGVIAQGQVTEVARADLVGEYVGHTARRTTEAFDRARGGVLFIDEAYTLSASRGSGTDFGREAIDTLVKLMEDHRDEVVVIAAGYEREMAGFLDANPGLSSRFSHRVRFADYTADELVTIVNQHATETGYECTGPTVAALRTHFANMHRGDSFGNGRYARQVLDETVAHHARRTRSLTDPTMDDLCVLHPEDVPAPPRPE
- a CDS encoding sigma-70 family RNA polymerase sigma factor; this encodes MVSIDDIVRAHGAALQAYATRLTGGDRYAAEDVVQETWVRAWRKLDRLTEDRGSVRGWLMRVAHNIAIDQHRVRRARPSEVEFPDQGIESTAVQQAGDEVETRMVVGDILDGLSPVHRDTLVEVYYADRTTTSAAKVLGIPAGTVKSRLHNALRTLRSTAGLQLEAA